In Cydia amplana chromosome 2, ilCydAmpl1.1, whole genome shotgun sequence, the following proteins share a genomic window:
- the LOC134662217 gene encoding small ribosomal subunit protein bS16m — MPLPPASGTGRYFAKAAKSIRLVRHGCTNRPFFHISVTHRKRTTTQPVIEQLGSFDPMPNVSNEKLVALNLERLKYWLGKGAHVTPPVAELLGLSGFFPIHPRSYMTAWRNRQAEELAQQQEAEKAASAPATS, encoded by the exons atgccgCTGCCACCAGCCAGTGGAACTGGTCGGTACTTTGCCAAAGCAGCCAAATCCATACGTTTGGTCCGACATGGTTGTACGAACAGGCCATTCTTTCATATATCCGTAACTCAT cgCAAAAGAACGACTACTCAACCAGTTATTGAACAATTAGGATCCTTTGACCCAATGCCAAATGTGTCCAATGAGAAATTAGTAGCCCTGAATCTGGAAAGACTGAAGTACTGGCTTGGTAAGGGGGCTCATGTTACACCACCAGTAGCAGAGTTATTgg GTTTGTCCGGCTTCTTCCCGATCCACCCACGCTCCTACATGACAGCATGGCGGAACCGGCAGGCGGAGGAACTGGCTCAACAACAGGAGGCTGAGAAGGCAGCCAGCGCTCCCGCCACCTcttag